The Pelodiscus sinensis isolate JC-2024 chromosome 10, ASM4963464v1, whole genome shotgun sequence genome has a segment encoding these proteins:
- the TM4SF4 gene encoding transmembrane 4 L6 family member 4, producing MCTGGCAKCLGITLIPLAVLCTLANILLFFPGGKVINNNENITEEVWYFGGILGSGVLMIFPALVFLGLKNNDCCGCCGNESCGKRFAMFTSIIFAAVGLVGAGYCFIVSAVAINKGPKCENGNQWSYPFENGNYLGNHSLWSQCTSPENIVPWNLTLFSLLLIMSGIQAVLCAIQVVNGLLGTICGDCTCCGCCGDNGAV from the exons ATGTGCACCGGAGGTTGTGCCAAATGCCTTGGAATCACCCTCATTCCTCTGGCTGTGCTGTGCACACTAGCTAACATTTTGCTGTTTTTCCCTGGAGGAAAAGTCATCAACAATAATGAAAATATCACAGAAGAAGTCTGGTACTTTGGAGGGATCTTGGGATCTGGTGTATTG ATGATCTTTCCTGCCTTGGTGTTTTTGGGCCTTAAGAATAATGATTGTTGTGGATGCTGTGGTAACGAAAGCTGTGGGAAGAGGTTTGCG ATGTTTACTTCTATCATATTTGCTGCAGTTGGACTTGTGGGAGCTGGATACTGCTTTATTGTGTCAGCAGTTGCTATAAATAAAGGCCCTAAGTGTGAGAatggaaatcaatggagctatccATTTGAGAATGG GAATTATCTAGGCAATCACAGCTTGTGGTCCCAGTGTACATCACCTGAAAATATTGTCCCCTGGAATTTGACCCTTTTTTCCTTACTCCTGATCATGAGTGGCATTCAAGCAGTGCTTTGTGCCATACAGGTTGTCAATGGACTATTGGGAACAATCTGTGGGGACTGCACCTGTTGTGGATGCTGTGGG GATAATGGAGCGGTTTAA